One part of the Solanum dulcamara chromosome 8, daSolDulc1.2, whole genome shotgun sequence genome encodes these proteins:
- the LOC129900522 gene encoding uncharacterized protein LOC129900522, with protein sequence MASTLTTPTPTNDIVDAQSHDTTFSTPVFQPAPPTTRRSPSSLSSSPSHSSNSSFGSSLSFHDILDDHNSQISPTTPLQFPKGVPFSWEKLPGIPKQIFSKKNISTSLGQLLPLMPPPAGNANIPNSSKKIRSFLDEFSPRKSAAKRFRKDPFFAAFVECSKDDQQQYDDDIWKNVPSKVLSIRSLSDRFGCISMYTSCKRACTVSESIIYLPRSRNYTRKY encoded by the coding sequence ATGGCTTCTACTCTTACTACTCCAACTCCAACAAATGACATTGTTGATGCTCAAAGTCATGACACCACATTCTCAACCCCAGTTTTCCAGCCAGCTCCACCGACGACTCGCCGGAGCCCATCATCTCTCTCTTCTTCCCCATCTCACTCTTCCAACTCTTCCTTTGGATCATCACTCTCTTTCCATGATATTCTTGATGATCATAATTCCCAAATTAGCCCAACAACTCCTCTTCAATTTCCAAAAGGGGTACCCTTTTCTTGGGAAAAACTTCCTGGAATCCCAAAACaaatattttccaagaaaaATATCAGTACTTCTCTGGGACAACTTCTCCCATTAATGCCACCACCAGCTGGAAATGCAAATATTCCAAATTCATCCAAGAAAATCAGAAGTTTTCTTGATGAGTTTTCTCCAAGAAAAAGTGCTGCTAAAAGATTTAGAAAAGATCCATTTTTTGCTGCATTTGTGGAGTGTTCCAAGGATGATCAACAACAATATGATGATGACATTTGGAAAAATGTACCTTCAAAGGTACTATCAATAAGAAGTTTAAGTGATAGATTTGGATGCATTAGTATGTATACTTCTTGCAAAAGAGCTTGTACAGTCTCTGAGTCCATTATTTATCTTCCAAGATCAAGAAATTATACTAGGAAGTACTAG